Genomic DNA from Hordeum vulgare subsp. vulgare chromosome 2H, MorexV3_pseudomolecules_assembly, whole genome shotgun sequence:
agcaaatggtcGTACATACAACTACGGCTACCATCTTGCGGATGGCATCTACCCAAAGTGGCAAACATTTGTGAAGCCATTGAAAAAacggaaggtaagaaaaatcttgatttccataatgctcaggcggcggctagaaaagatgtgaagagagcttttgggattttacaagcccaatttgttattgtgagaggaccggctagattttgggatcaaaagatgctttggtacatcatgcacgcttgcGTGATCatacacaacatgatcatcgagaatgaacGTGGCCAAAATTTAAACTACTCTCACTATGAGCTCTTGGaacatcccgtgcgagtgcggcggagggctgaaagggtgacccgttttgttgcctcctatcatgccattcgACGTGCCAAAACGCATgatgatcttcagaaggatctcatTGAGGAATGGTGGGCATGGAATGGCCGACAAAGAGCATCATGATTTGTGCGCTCGTTGTTGTATTGTTAAATTATTtattgtattgttgaactatttgtcATATTGAAAGATAAACCATTTATTTAAATTGCGAAATTGAATTATTtttgttgatttattttatttgtgtttGATCTTTTTACTTGTTTTTAAAACGCATATGTTGTTTGTACGAAatcgcgcgctgcattttaacgCACGTGCTAGAGCCACACGCGCGTTAAAGTTTAACGCTACCGTTAGAGCCATCGCTTCCCACCGCGTCAAAACAGTCGATCGACGCGTTGCAAACGCATTTTTAACGCGCCGTGCGTTGAGCGAAGATGCTCTTAGCTTTCAACTTTTTCACAACAATTTTTCTACAACAGTTTTTTAGAACTTTTCCGCAACAATTTTTCTACAACAGATTTTTTAGAATGTGCAGCTCAACCAAACCCAGGCTTATTCTGATTTCTCAGTCCTTCTGCGGAAGAAGAAAAAGCAAAATATATAGTATCTCGGACAGGACTGGCGTACCAAAGCAAAGGAGAAAAGGCTCGTCTTTGAGAGGGAGGGGCGAGAGGGAGGCGCGATGCAGAAGAGATCTCTTGGCGTGGTGCAGCTCTGGCCGCTGCTGCTGGCTATCTCTGCATCGTCGGCTCTTTTTGGCGTTCTCGCGGCCGACCTCACCAAAGGTAAGCTTTCTTGCTTCCTCTTTGCTTTTCCCCAAAATTTGTTATTTCCCTGCTCAATCCTGCTAAATGTAGCATACTGTGAGGTGAGTCTCGCCatgtttttgcatttatttatgcGACTGGTATTTGCATTCTTACCCAAATCAAGCATCCTTCCAGATTGAGCAATTTCATGCCTACTTTGCCCTCTTGCTTTCTACGCTTTGCTGATGTAATAAGAGGTGGATCTTCCCCAAATCGATAGATTACGTGCCGTCATTTTTTACCGTTGGCGAAAATTAGTCGTCTGGTTTCAGGCTAGCGAATTTCTTGGAATACCATTCCGTTTCCAGATTTGCTTGGAGAGAACTTCTCCTTCCTCGCATTTAGGGCTATTGACGCTGTGACGTTTGACGGAATGGGGACTCATTTTCAGAAATTTTGGACACCCCCCACTCCCCACCCACTAGTTCTATCCATTTGCTCATGTAATCATATAGATAGCGTCCTTAACCCTCGAAAGTAATCCCGCTCATATGTGCAATTTGGTTCGCTAAATATGCCATTTAAGATAAATCTGCTCAAGCTAGGAAGGAGGCAAGTGAAATTTAAGCAGGAGGAAACGAAAGCAGACGTCCAAGCTTTAATTTATTTATCTATTATATTGTACTTTCACGATTCAGTGAACCTCTTGCACCTTCGGTACAACTCAATTGGTTTTACAGTACTTGCTTACTTGATGCTTCTCATCATTGCTATTCATTTGTAGCACTAAATGCTTGTTTGTTTTCAGAACCGTTTACCATCCGCATAAGCTGTGGGAGTTTTGACGATGTCCACACAGCACCTACCAACACGTTGTGGTACCGAGATTTTGGTTATACTGGTGGCAGGTTTGCAAATGCCACTCGCCCGAGCTTTATCGTACCCCCACTGAAAACTCTTCGATATTTCCCTCTGTCTGATGGCCCTGAAAATTGTTACTACATCAACAATGTTCCCCACGGGCACTACCAAGTTAGGCTTTTCTTTGCCCTTGTGGCTGATCCTAATCTTGACAGTGAGCCAATATTTGATGTTTCTGTTGAGGGCACTCTATTCAGTTCTTTGCTTTCGGGCTGGAGTAGTGATGATGAGAAGACATTTGCGGAAGCCCTGGTTTTTGTTCAAGACTCAAGCTTATCGATTTGTTTCCACAGCACCGGTCACGGTGATCCATCGATTCTTTCTATCGAAGTTCTCCAAATAGATGATAATGCCTATAAGTTTGGTTCCCTTTGGGGAATGGGAACAGTGCTTAGAACTACCAAAAGATTGACATGTGGTTCTGGAAAGCCAGCTTTTGACGAAGACCTAAACGGTATCCACTGGGGTGGTGACAGGTTCTGGTTAGGGTTGAAAACTTTATCATCTAGTTCTGATGATCAACCTATATCAACTGAAAATGTTATAGCAGAGACATTGCTTGCACCAAATTTTTATCCTCAAAGTATGTACCAATCAGCTATTGTGGGCACTGATAGGCAGCCGGCGTTATCCTTTGAAATGGATGTTACTCCGAACAAGAACTATTCTGTATGGCTTCATTTTGCAGAGATTGAGAGCGGAATAACTGCAGAAGATCAAAGGGTGTTTGATGTACTTATCAATGGTGACACTGCTTTCAAGGATATTGATATAATCCGTATGACAGGAGAGCGTTTTACTGCGCTTGTTCTGAATAAGACTGTTGCTGTCAGTGGGACAACGGTAAAAATCACCTTGCAGCCTGTTGAAGGAACACATGCCATTGTTAGTGCGATTGAGGTTTTTGAGATCATTCCAGCTGAAATGAAGACCATAGCTCAAGAAGGTTGGTACTTGACACTCTCCAAATTATCTTCCCTTTATTTCAAGCAATAATAGTTTTATGTTAGTAAATGCCGTTGCTTGGAGACTTTTTCTTATTGGTGAACCATATGAAACAGCCACTTGCAATACTTGCATGACATTCTTGCTATACATGATATGGTTCAGAAGTCATATAAGATATTTTCCATTTCATGGTGTATaatctgaaaggatcgatatggttgactgggggggggggggggggctgaataggcaactaacaattttaagcttttctttaacaaattacggttagcaacaaataggttgtctagatatgcaactaagtgggcaatctatatgatgctagcaacagtAATAACAAACAAGTAattaatacaagtaaaggtaagaagtaaccacaggtggaaccaatgaagactagGATATGttcccaaagttccttccctttgaggggaagtacgtctccgttggagcggtgtggaagcacaatgctccccaagatgccactgaggccaccatattctcctcacgccctcacacaatgcgagatgtcgtgattccactaaatggtgcccttgaa
This window encodes:
- the LOC123425964 gene encoding receptor-like protein 4 isoform X2 encodes the protein MQKRSLGVVQLWPLLLAISASSALFGVLAADLTKEPFTIRISCGSFDDVHTAPTNTLWYRDFGYTGGRFANATRPSFIVPPLKTLRYFPLSDGPENCYYINNVPHGHYQVRLFFALVADPNLDSEPIFDVSVEGTLFSSLLSGWSSDDEKTFAEALVFVQDSSLSICFHSTGHGDPSILSIEVLQIDDNAYKFGSLWGMGTVLRTTKRLTCGSGKPAFDEDLNGIHWGGDRFWLGLKTLSSSSDDQPISTENVIAETLLAPNFYPQSMYQSAIVGTDRQPALSFEMDVTPNKNYSVWLHFAEIESGITAEDQRVFDVLINGDTAFKDIDIIRMTGERFTALVLNKTVAVSGTTVKITLQPVEGTHAIVSAIEVFEIIPAEMKTIAQEVTALRTLKGSLGLPLRFGWNGDPCIPQQHPWSGVDCQFDDTKMHWVIDGLGLDNQGLRGVIPSDVSKLQHLQSINFSGNSIKGNIPFSLGTIPGLRVLDLSFNELNGSIPESLGQLTSLQTLNLNGNDLSGRVPASLGGRPLHRVRFNFTDNARLCGIPGLRECGPHLSVAAKIGMAFGVLVAFLFLVVFSACWWKRRQNIIRGQKLAAGIFLLLLFCSKGSSLC
- the LOC123425964 gene encoding receptor-like protein 4 isoform X1 produces the protein MQKRSLGVVQLWPLLLAISASSALFGVLAADLTKEPFTIRISCGSFDDVHTAPTNTLWYRDFGYTGGRFANATRPSFIVPPLKTLRYFPLSDGPENCYYINNVPHGHYQVRLFFALVADPNLDSEPIFDVSVEGTLFSSLLSGWSSDDEKTFAEALVFVQDSSLSICFHSTGHGDPSILSIEVLQIDDNAYKFGSLWGMGTVLRTTKRLTCGSGKPAFDEDLNGIHWGGDRFWLGLKTLSSSSDDQPISTENVIAETLLAPNFYPQSMYQSAIVGTDRQPALSFEMDVTPNKNYSVWLHFAEIESGITAEDQRVFDVLINGDTAFKDIDIIRMTGERFTALVLNKTVAVSGTTVKITLQPVEGTHAIVSAIEVFEIIPAEMKTIAQEVTALRTLKGSLGLPLRFGWNGDPCIPQQHPWSGVDCQFDDTKMHWVIDGLGLDNQGLRGVIPSDVSKLQHLQSINFSGNSIKGNIPFSLGTIPGLRVLDLSFNELNGSIPESLGQLTSLQTLNLNGNDLSGRVPASLGGRPLHRVRFNFTDNARLCGIPGLRECGPHLSVAAKIGMAFGVLVAFLFLVVFSACWWKRRQNIIRGQKLAAAREAPYAKSRTQFTRDVQMGKHHRPHESPRGGNNESSPHLLS